The Acholeplasma laidlawii PG-8A DNA window AAAAGTAATGCTGCATCATCACTGTGCACATAAATTGGCACATTAAATAGATGAATAAGTGATGTATGATCACTATGAGCATGTGTAAGTAGGATGCCATCAAGTATCTGGTCTCCTAATTTAGATTCTATTTCACTATAATTTATATTGGGATCAATTAATAAACAATGACCAAATCTACAAATCATGTATGCATGAGCATATGATTCATTACCGTTAAATGTATATATCATGTCTTATAAATAGAAAAAAAACTATACTAAAGATAGTTTATTTCTTTTCTCTATGAAGCGTATACTTTCTTGTACGTGGGCAATACTTACTCATTTCCAAACGATCTGGTGTTGTCTTTTTATTCTTAGTTGTGTGATAGTTCTCATCGCCACATTCTGTACAAACTAATTTTACTAATTCACGCATGAATCATCCCTCCAAACTTGCAATATTAAGTATAACAAAATTAAATAGATTTATCAACTTAAAAATATATATTTATGATAAATGAATTTCATAGTCACATATTTCTTCATAAAATGATTTTTCATGTGAAACTAAAATAACGGTTCCTGGATATTTTATCAAAGCTTCTTTTAAAACAAGCTTCGCATGCTTATCTAAATGATTTGTAGGCTCATCAAGAATAATTACGTTAGATTTATGTGTTCTTGTCAGTGCAAACTTCACCTTTGTTTTTTCACCACCAGAGAGCGTTCCAAGCGCTCTAGAGGCCATATCAAAGGTAATACCAAACTGTGCTAGAATCGATAAAATATCTTTTCTATCAAGTTCTGGGTTTTCATGATGCACTAATTCAAATGGTGTATATTTATCCTCTAGATTAATATCTTGTTCATAATATAATATTTGTGTATTATCAATCCAGTCAAAGCTGCCTTCAAGTGGTGGGATAATACCCATTAAGGTTTTAATCATGGTCGATTTACCAACTCCGTTTTTACCTGTTATAGCAACTTTCTCACCTTTTCTTACAATGAACTCGATAGGTTCTACTAAAGGTGTTTCATAGCCAATACTTAAGTCTTTAACCTTTAATACTTCTCTACCAACTGAATTACCATATAAAAACTCAATATGGATCTTTTTATCAAGCACTGGTTTGTGCACTCTAACAAGTTTTTTTAGCATTTTACGTCTTGATTGTGCCATTTTTGTTGTTGAAGCGCGTACAATGTTACGCTTGATATAATCTTCTGTTTTTTCAATAAACTTTTGTTGGGCTTGATATGTTTTTTGTTGTGTCTGAACACGTAATTGATGTTCATTTAAATAAAACTCGAAATTACCTTTATATCTTAATATCGTTTTACCTTCTACCGCAAATACAGTTGTAGCAATCTGTCTTAAGAAATACTCATCATGACTCACAACGATAAAAGCTTTATTAAATCCATTTAAAAACTTAATTAACCAGTCTATATGTTTGATATCTAAAAAGTTTGTTGGTTCGTCTAATAATAAAACATCACAATCTTCTAAGAGTAGCTTACCTAAAATAATTTTAGCGCGCATACCACCAGATAATGTTTTAATTTGTTGGTCTAATACTTCCATATTTAGACCCAAACCATTGATAATATTGGAAATAGTGGATGAAATCGCATAAAAGTTATCCTTTTGTAATTCTTCTTCTAAACGATGTGCTCTGTTTAAAATTTTATCGTAATCTTTTGGATCAGCTGTCCCAATAGATTCATATAAGGTTTGAATGAGCTCTTCTTTTTCAAATAATGGCAAGAATACATCATATAAGTACGATTTAACTGTAAGTTTATCATCGATTTTGGCATATTGGTCAAGATAACCTACCTTTTGCCCACTCAGCCAAGAAACCTCACCTTTATCCGGTGAAAGATTTTTACTTAGTATTTTTAATAAGGTAGATTTACCCGCACCATTTTTACCTACTAATACAGCGTGTTCACCTTCAAAAAGACGCAAATTAGCGTCTTCATAAAGTAAATCATTGTCATATGAAAATGTTAAATTTGTAACATCAAGTAAACTCATTATAGTCCTTCTTTTAATACAGTATCCAGTTCATTAAATGGTATAACATGCATATCCCAAATACGTTCATTAGGTTTAGTGAAACGTACATCACTTTCATCGTAATGATAAGTAAATGGTCCTTCATTAGGATATATGATTACAATTTTTCTGTTAGGCATTTTAGAAAAGATGGTTTGATCGGTATAAAATTTCTTTTGACCTATCTTCTTTTCCCAAATAGTTCTAGAGTTAAATTGAAATTTTGCATATTTTTGAACCTTTATCATTATAACACTATATGTTAGACCTTGATAGTCATAAGATAAGTATAAACCTTCTTCATGTAGTGTGCCATGTGTTTCTAATATCGATTTAATTTCTTGTATATTTAGTGATTGTTTTTCCAAGTATTTACTGACACCATAATAAGCACCATAAATTAATAATATAGCAGCAGCGCCAATAATTATGTATAAATACATATCTGTAATGTCTGTCATAAAGCTTTTACCTCCACACTTAAGAGTTCATTCCCCTTAAATTCACAGTGATAATGATATTTTTTCTTATCTTGAATAACATTCATGATAAAGTAGGGAATATTATATGATACACCTAAGTTTTCTTTATTAACAATCCAATCGATTTGTTTCCAAGCTAATATACCTTCTCTTGTTTCAATTGGTGTTATATAATCAAAGTCTTCTGGTACTTCAGCAAAATAAAGATGAAGTCCTAAAGAGGGTGTATTAAACTCACCGTTCCAAGTTACGATACCTTTATCAAAAATGCTATGTTTATCCACTTTTATATTGGTTTCTTCTAATATTTCTCGGTGTATACAATCTAGTGGTGATTCACCTTGATTTCTTTTACCACCCACACCATTCCAGATACCAAACCATGGACTTTTATTTCTGTTGAGCATTAATATGGATTTTCCGCGCTTAATAAAGCATAAAGTGTATAAAAATTGCATGTTTATTATTCCTTTTCATCATCTTAGTTATTATAACATGCATGACAAAATAAAAATAGAGTTTCAAGTTTCCCAAATACTTTTAAATGCGCTAGTATTAAAAGTAGATAAGAAAATTAGAACTCTATTTTAAGAGTGATTTCTGTAGGGAGAGTACAGAATATCTTGTTTGTAATTTATGCTGGAGAATGCTAAATTACAAGAAGTAAAAAGAGGTTGTTTTAATAATTTTATTTTTTTCAATCAAAAAAGGATTTCAAAAATAAATTTAAACACGAATATGATGTATAATTAAGGGTGCACGACTCCAGCAATTGGAGCAAGATCAGTATTACCAAAATCTTCAAACCCTAGTTTTGAGCTTTGAGCTCTCTCAGGATGATCATTAACAACAGATGCAGACATATTTGAAACAAATACTACTGCCACTAAGAATAAAACGATTACTAATAATAATTTTTTCATTTAAATCACCTCATGTCTATATTCTACTAAATAACCTTATATTGTGACACGACATATATGTCGTATAGTGAAAGGAGTAAAAAAATTGTTCAATCACTCAAAAGAATTAGCTCTTTTTCTCGAACAAATGCGTTTTTCCAGAGGCATTTCGCAAGAAGATTTTACGGATGGTATCATTTCAAATAGACAATATCAACGTTACATAAACGGAAGTTCAGCAATGCCCTATCATTTATTAGATGCTTTTGCTGAGCGATTAAATACCAAAAAAGAAATATTATTGTTGGAATTTGATAACTATGCAATTAAAGAGGCAGAAATAGTTCTAGATTTTTATAACGCAATCAATAATAACGAATTAGATAAAGCTAAATTAATCGGAGAAAATATTAGTCCTAAGTTTATCTTAGATAATTATAATCTTAAATTATATGAACATGCTAAGTCACTCATGAATTACATGGAAAATAAAATTACAAAATCAGATTATATAATATATAACAAGAATCTCATTGATTATCCAAAAATTTTATCTCACGCAGCAATGACTATGATTGAAACTGTAATTTTATCCAGTTTATTGCCCTATACTGATGAAGAAGAACAAAACAAAATATTTCCAAAAATCCAGTCGTTTCTATCTAATCCTAATTTGATATGGACAGGAAGTCAAATATTAACTTTTAACATGATTATATATATGATTGCAAAGTACTCTGGTGTTAAGAAAGATTTTAAAAATGTCATACATTTTTGTAAGATGGGTATCGCTACGAATTTAAAGGCAAGATATTTTTTAAATCTTGATTACTACTATTACTTCTTGGCATTATCTTATTACAATCTAGGTAACCAAGAGTTATTCAATTTAAATTTATATAAGTGCTATACAACACTAGAAATGATGGACAACCCAACTAAAACGTCAAAAATACTTAATTTAGTAAGAAAAGATTTCAACATGGATTTAAATCAGTTTGCAATTGAATATCAACTTAAGAAGTATAAATCAAAAGGTTTGAACATTTAGTTCAAACCTTTATTTATTAATTTCTCTATGAAATTTTTAAGTAATACAAGTAAAACTGTAAATAATACAATGACCGGTAGCATGATACCTAAACAGAATATTAGTACACTACCAAGTGATTGATCACCATATGTTGGATTCATAAAATTGTATGGATACCAATTGGTCCATGGACCAACCGCTAAAATAATCCCAAAATATAATATTGGCAAGATAAGTGAGACCCATACATGGCGTAGTTTGATACATTCTTGAATAAGTAGGTAGTAAAATGCTGCAAATAGTACTGGGTTGATCGTATGAACCACATGGTTTTGGAACGACATGCCTGGCTCTGCTAGCAGTGCATGATATATGATGCCTGTCATCAATATGGCTACCAAACCAATTACAGCTAAATATTTAAACCATTTTTCCTGATGTATGTTTAGTAAATATAAACCAACTACAACAAATACTATCATATTGGAAATATTTGTAAACATTCTTAATCTTTCTAAAACCTCTAACATAGATTCATTTAAAAAGAATAAATCTATCATTGCATACACATTGAAGATGAAAATAATACCTGCGATTGTCTTTGTTGTTTTTTTATTATCTCTG harbors:
- a CDS encoding NUDIX hydrolase gives rise to the protein MQFLYTLCFIKRGKSILMLNRNKSPWFGIWNGVGGKRNQGESPLDCIHREILEETNIKVDKHSIFDKGIVTWNGEFNTPSLGLHLYFAEVPEDFDYITPIETREGILAWKQIDWIVNKENLGVSYNIPYFIMNVIQDKKKYHYHCEFKGNELLSVEVKAL
- a CDS encoding transcriptional regulator, with amino-acid sequence MRFSRGISQEDFTDGIISNRQYQRYINGSSAMPYHLLDAFAERLNTKKEILLLEFDNYAIKEAEIVLDFYNAINNNELDKAKLIGENISPKFILDNYNLKLYEHAKSLMNYMENKITKSDYIIYNKNLIDYPKILSHAAMTMIETVILSSLLPYTDEEEQNKIFPKIQSFLSNPNLIWTGSQILTFNMIIYMIAKYSGVKKDFKNVIHFCKMGIATNLKARYFLNLDYYYYFLALSYYNLGNQELFNLNLYKCYTTLEMMDNPTKTSKILNLVRKDFNMDLNQFAIEYQLKKYKSKGLNI
- a CDS encoding ABC-F family ATP-binding cassette domain-containing protein; the protein is MSLLDVTNLTFSYDNDLLYEDANLRLFEGEHAVLVGKNGAGKSTLLKILSKNLSPDKGEVSWLSGQKVGYLDQYAKIDDKLTVKSYLYDVFLPLFEKEELIQTLYESIGTADPKDYDKILNRAHRLEEELQKDNFYAISSTISNIINGLGLNMEVLDQQIKTLSGGMRAKIILGKLLLEDCDVLLLDEPTNFLDIKHIDWLIKFLNGFNKAFIVVSHDEYFLRQIATTVFAVEGKTILRYKGNFEFYLNEHQLRVQTQQKTYQAQQKFIEKTEDYIKRNIVRASTTKMAQSRRKMLKKLVRVHKPVLDKKIHIEFLYGNSVGREVLKVKDLSIGYETPLVEPIEFIVRKGEKVAITGKNGVGKSTMIKTLMGIIPPLEGSFDWIDNTQILYYEQDINLEDKYTPFELVHHENPELDRKDILSILAQFGITFDMASRALGTLSGGEKTKVKFALTRTHKSNVIILDEPTNHLDKHAKLVLKEALIKYPGTVILVSHEKSFYEEICDYEIHLS
- a CDS encoding Pr6Pr family membrane protein; this translates as MSNWIQSIRDNKKTTKTIAGIIFIFNVYAMIDLFFLNESMLEVLERLRMFTNISNMIVFVVVGLYLLNIHQEKWFKYLAVIGLVAILMTGIIYHALLAEPGMSFQNHVVHTINPVLFAAFYYLLIQECIKLRHVWVSLILPILYFGIILAVGPWTNWYPYNFMNPTYGDQSLGSVLIFCLGIMLPVIVLFTVLLVLLKNFIEKLINKGLN
- the rpmG gene encoding 50S ribosomal protein L33, encoding MRELVKLVCTECGDENYHTTKNKKTTPDRLEMSKYCPRTRKYTLHREKK